In a genomic window of Telopea speciosissima isolate NSW1024214 ecotype Mountain lineage chromosome 5, Tspe_v1, whole genome shotgun sequence:
- the LOC122661626 gene encoding uncharacterized protein LOC122661626 codes for MAMTPKEHIGELRKTKFSIGGELNPLTEDLHQAVKNLSAELYAKDVHFLMELIQNAEDNEYREGVKASLEFIITSRDITATGATATLLVFNNERGFSPKNIDSLCGVGRSTKKGNRQRGYIGEKGIGFKSVFLITAQPYVFSNGYQIRFSEDPCPDCNVGYIVPEWVEENPTVADIKQIYGSASTFPATTIVLPLKSDKVGPVKQQLSSMHPEVLLFLSKIKQLSIREDNEDRRLNTVSAISISSETDFVMRKNIDAESYTLHLSTEENDKESERECSYHMWRQKFPVMLENRVERKEVEEWMITLAFPNGQRLNRGMNSPGVYAFLPTEMVTNFPFIIQADFILASSRETVRLDNQWNQGILDCVPCAFVNAFISLVKNTEAAPVSALARMFDFIPVRSSSYSKLNSVREKIKEKLIDEAIIPCESYTDQKFFCKPSEVGRIMPSFWNILIKARKQGVSLHNLSSHGLYVLNSAFDRKEYDEVLNFLGVKPMDNDWYVKCILSSNLVMGVSEVVYMELLFFLASNWGSCFKNTNVKNLPLLKYVTQDGKISLLSINAVTQGNGCRVCLSSDACQISWLIDWNREFRCPGNQFFMPKSTQEALRIYPKRESILEWLEYHVEIRSMSTSIYASLLVDSLNSDRKLVIALAHFLHHSLSYNYLSEREVVQLCGYKMPIVDNYGSVSRRRSGVLVPANGSKWVRLIGTNPWRGENYVELGEDYLQAGHFAGIYTSEQQLMTFMKTYVGASDIPDLCPPNAVFPTVSSPLTKENTFLLLDWIRTMKRNGIQMEGKFLRCVREGSWLRISLGSSSGYRPPSQSFLLTPEWGILLQNGSVLVDIPLIDQGFYGYRISEYVEELKTLGVMSEFREACQFIGKHLMSLAAASNLTRSNVLSMLYFIKFLRGKFLPVEDLVMNIKEGRWLNTSHGYRSPVGSILFDSEWKGASQISNLPFIDQDYYGEEILKFREELTLLGVIVGFNQNYKLVADYFRLPTSLTSISPDTVLFILECIRCSRSTGKLVPVLKDKKWLRTSLGYKSPGECFLYSPEWGCLLQVFSGFPVISEKLYGSTIFSYKNELKEAGVVVDFEEAAAKFACYFKQHASSATKENVLSFLSCYRQLNDARLKFPTDFSKCIREEKWLRTRLGNRSPKDSILFSPDWLSISPIARLPFLNDDGNNYENYKAELKALGVVIEFKEGAKFVAAGIRIPANPMDLTPKNVTSLLDCIRNLKHEKSDTLLAEFLKRINTRWMKTHMGYQTPEKCLLFDTEWASFLQPEDGPFIDEEFYGSSMMSYKEELSAIGVTLDIKNGCTLLASHLESHSQVTVIARIYKYLMKCNWEPDKKEARWIWIPNRCNKGEWVSREECILIDRDNLFGAQLNVLSEYYEKELLGFFSMALGVRRTPSIDDYYKLWKEWENSGHQLTESDCCAFWVNVAKLWTEKAKKHFAENLLKVPVETGTGGILLSNKQDVFIPDDLQLKDMLQKASIHPLFVWCPQRSMETLPRSKLLEMYSNVGVQTISESIQKDESSIPDGTEFKKVEPKDILIREGLLRLILGFLADPALKMDVETRHQTIEYLLDLAVFETGKSLTVSYILPLSSGKNVNAEVNQMIRWERENSRLFIQKAYTPSGHKANIEFATHFSKVISEQLLWEKEDQISGLSELIKLGVLLEFEEEAIKFLMKTKNLQLLMEDEEFLASVLTSN; via the coding sequence GAATTGGCTTCAAAAGTGTATTTCTGATAACAGCTCAGCCTTACGTTTTCAGTAATGGGTATCAGATAAGGTTCAGCGAAGATCCATGTCCAGATTGCAATGTTGGATACATTGTACCAGAATGGGTTGAGGAGAATCCTACTGTTGCAGACATAAAACAGATATATGGTTCTGCTAGTACTTTTCCAGCCACAACAATAGTCTTACCTTTGAAATCTGATAAGGTGGGACCTGTTAAGCAACAGCTTTCCTCCATGCATCCCGAAGTTCTGTTATTTCTTTCCAAGATCAAGCAGCTTTCTATTAGGGAAGATAATGAGGATCGTAGACTCAATACAGTTAGTGCAATCTCTATTTCAAGTGAGACTGATTTTGTTATGAGGAAGAACATCGATGCAGAGTCTTACACCCTTCATCTCTCAACTGAGGAAAATGATAAGGAAAGCGAAAGAGAATGCAGCTACCATATGTGGAGGCAGAAATTTCCTGTTATGCTGGAAAACAGAGTAGAACGAAAGGAGGTTGAGGAATGGATGATCACTCTAGCATTTCCAAATGGACAGCGTCTTAATAGAGGGATGAACTCACCTGGGGTCTACGCATTTCTGCCAACAGAAATGGTCACAAATTTTCCCTTCATAATCCAAGCTGATTTTATTCTAGCATCATCCAGGGAAACTGTTCGCTTGGACAACCAATGGAATCAGGGGATTCTTGACTGTGTGCCCTGTGCATTTGTTAATGCTTTCATCTCACTTGTGAAGAATACTGAAGCTGCTCCAGTATCTGCATTGGCCCGTATGTTTGATTTCATACCTGTTAGAAGCTCTTCATATTCAAAGCTGAATTCCGTGAGGGAGAAGATCAAAGAGAAACTGATTGATGAAGCCATAATTCCATGTGAGTCCTACACTGACCAGAAGTTCTTTTGTAAGCCCAGTGAAGTAGGTAGGATAATGCCTTCTTTCTGGAATATCTTGATCAAAGCAAGGAAGCAGGGTGTCAGCTTGCATAATTTGTCATCCCATGGATTGTATGTTCTAAATTCAGCATTTGATAGAAAGGAGTACGATGAAGTTCTGAATTTCTTGGGAGTGAAACCAATGGATAATGATTGGTACGTGAAGTGCATCCTGAGTTCTAATCTAGTAATGGGAGTTTCAGAGGTTGTTTATATGgagcttctattttttcttgcCAGTAATTGGGGTTCCTGCTTCAAAAACACAAATGTCAAGAACCTTCCCCTTCTAAAATATGTGACCCAAGATGGGAAGATATCTTTATTGAGTATCAATGCAGTGACACAGGGAAATGGTTGTAGAGTATGTCTATCAAGTGATGCTTGTCAAATTTCATGGTTGATCGATTGGAACCGAGAATTCAGATGTCCTGGAAATCAGTTCTTTATGCCAAAAAGCACACAGGAGGCTCTGCGAATATATCCCAAGAGGGAATCGATATTAGAATGGCTTGAATATCATGTGGAAATTCGTTCTATGAGCACTTCTATTTATGCCTCTCTTCTCGTTGACTCTCTGAACAGTGACAGGAAGCTTGTTATTGCCTTAGCTCACTTTTTGCATCACTCACTCTCTTACAACTATCTGTCTGAACGGGAAGTTGTTCAGTTATGTGGTTATAAAATGCCCATAGTTGATAACTATGGATCTGTATCTAGACGAAGAAGTGGTGTTCTTGTCCCTGCAAATGGAAGCAAGTGGGTGAGATTGATTGGTACAAATCCATGGAGGGGAGAAAACTATGTTGAATTAGGGGAAGACTACTTGCAAGCTGGCCATTTTGCGGGTATTTATACATCAGAGCAACAGCTCATGACATTCATGAAAACTTATGTCGGAGCTTCTGATATCCCGGATCTCTGTCCTCCCAATGCTGTATTTCCCACAGTATCTTCTCCCTTGACCAAGGAGAACACATTTTTGTTGTTAGACTGGATTAGAACCATGAAACGTAATGGAATACAAATGGAGGGAAAGTTCTTGAGATGTGTAAGGGAAGGAAGTTGGCTGAGAATTTCTTTGGGCAGCAGTTCAGGTTACAGGCCTCCTTCGCAATCATTCCTATTGACCCCAGAATGGGGTATTCTCTTGCAGAATGGGTCTGTGCTAGTTGATATTCCTTTGATAGATCAAGGATTCTATGGTTATAGAATCAGTGAATATGTGGAGGAATTGAAGACACTGGGAGTGATGTCTGAATTTAGAGAAGCGTGCCAATTCATTGGGAAGCATCTCATGTCTCTGGCAGCAGCATCAAATTTAACCCGAAGCAATGTGCTTTCAATGCTTTATTTCATTAAATTCTTAAGGGGGAAGTTTTTGCCTGTTGAAGATCTTGTCATGAATATAAAAGAAGGAAGATGGCTTAACACTTCCCACGGGTACAGGTCTCCTGTTGGATCCATTTTGTTTGATTCAGAATGGAAAGGTGCCTCACAAATTAGTAACCTCCCCTTCATTGATCAAGACTACTATGGTGAGGAAATTCTCAAATTCAGAGAGGAGCTTACGTTGCTAGGTGTTATTGTTGGCTTCAACCAAAATTACAAGCTCGTGGCTGACTACTTCAGATTGCCAACTTCATTAACTTCTATTTCACCTGATACTGTTCTTTTCATTTTGGAATGTATTCGGTGTTCAAGGTCAACGGGGAAACTTGTTCCAGtgttaaaagataaaaaatggtTGAGGACCAGTCTTGGCTACAAGTCTCCTGGTGAATGTTTCCTGTACAGTCCTGAATGGGGTTGCCTTCTGCAGGTGTTCAGTGGTTTCCCAGTGATTAGTGAAAAACTCTATGGAAGTACGATTTTCTCTTACAAAAATGAGTTGAAGGAAGCAGGAGTAGTGGTGGACTTTGAGGAAGCAGCAGCCAAATTTGCTTGCTATTTTAAGCAGCATGCATCCTCTGCTACAAAGGAGAATGTACTCTCATTTCTCTCATGTTACAGACAATTAAATGATGCACGCCTTAAATTTCCAACAGATTTCAGCAAGTGCATCCGTGAAGAAAAATGGTTAAGGACTCGTCTTGGCAACAGGTCTCCTAAGGACTCTATATTGTTTAGCCCAGATTGGCTTTCTATCTCTCCAATTGCAAGACTTCCATTCCTCAATGATGATGGCAATAACTATGAAAATTACAAAGCTGAGCTGAAGGCATTGGGAGTTGTCATTGAATTCAAGGAGGGAGCAAAGTTTGTGGCAGCTGGCATTCGTATCCCTGCAAATCCAATGGATTTAACCCCTAAGAATGTGACTTCATTGCTGGATTGCATCCGAAATTTAAAGCATGAAAAGAGTGATACCTTACTTGCAGAGTTTTTGAAGAGAATTAATACAAGATGGATGAAGACTCATATGGGTTACCAAACTCCAGAGAAATGTTTGTTGTTTGATACAGAGTGGGCTTCATTCTTACAGCCAGAAGATGGGCCATTCATTGATGAAGAATTTTATGGCTCCAGCATGATGTCCTACAAAGAAGAGCTCAGTGCAATAGGTGTCACGTTAGATATTAAAAATGGGTGCACCTTGCTTGCTAGTCACCTGGAATCGCATTCTCAAGTTACTGTGATAGCTCGAATTTACAAGTACTTGATGAAATGCAACTGGGAGCCTGACAAAAAAGAAGCTAGGTGGATTTGGATTCCAAATAGATGCAACAAGGGAGAGTGGGTCAGCCGTGAAGAATGTATCCTTATTGACAGGGATAATCTCTTTGGGGCACAGTTGAATGTTTTAAGCGAGTATTATGAGAAGGAACTACTAGGATTCTTTTCCATGGCTTTGGGAGTGAGACGTACTCCTTCAATTGATGACTACTATAAGCTCTGGAAGGAATGGGAAAATTCAGGACACCAATTAACAGAGTCTGATTGTTGTGCCTTCTGGGTTAATGTTGCAAAGCTTTGGACCGAAAAGGCAAAGAAACATTTTGCGGAAAACTTACTGAAAGTTCCTGTGGAGACAGGCACAGGTGGAATTCTGTTGTCCAACAAACAAGACGTCTTCATCCCAGATGATCTGCAATTGAAGGATATGCTTCAGAAGGCTTCCATTCATCCATTATTTGTCTGGTGTCCGCAGCGAAGTATGGAAACTCTTCCTCGTAGTAAGCTTCTTGAAATGTACAGCAATGTTGGAGTCCAGACCATATCTGAATCCATACAGAAGGATGAATCCTCCATACCAGACGGTACTGAATTCAAGAAGGTCGAACCAAAAGACATACTCATCAGAGAAGGGCTGCTCAGACTCATACTTGGGTTCCTAGCCGACCCGGCACTCAAAATGGATGTGGAAACAAGGCATCAGACAATCGAGTATCTTCTTGATCTTGCTGTGTTTGAGACGGGAAAATCCCTTACTGTGAGTTATATCTTACCACTCTCTTCAGGAAAGAATGTGAATGCAGAGGTAAACCAAATGATTCgttgggagagagaaaattcaAGGCTCTTTATACAGAAGGCTTATACACCATCTGGGCATAAAGCCAACATTGAATTTGCTACACATTTTTCCAAAGTGATATCTGAGCAACTGTTATGGGAGAAGGAAGATCAGATTTCTGGACTATCTGAGCTGATCAAGTTGGGTGTTCTGCtggaatttgaagaagaagcaATCAAGTTCTTGATGAAGACCAAAAATCTGCAACTTCTCATGGAGGATGAGGAGTTCTTGGCATCAGTATTGACATCTAACTAG